TCATCCCGATCTGAGAAAACGACAGGCTGCATGCTTACGATTGACGGTGGAGTACCGGCGGCATTTACCCGGTAGTAGTTGAAGAGTATTCATATTGTAGGAAAGCCGCCGTGTTTGAGAAAAAAGGACTTTTGTATTCATTTCCCGAATTGGTTAAGATGGCTGAAGTAGCTTCGGCGTTCAGATGTTTTATCGACCCGGATGATGATAAGTTCTTAGCTGATCTTTTACTCATTTAGTCGAATCATAGATTTGACTCATAAAATACAACAGTAAGGATGAAGTGATTTATGTTGGTTGCAGAACGTTATGAGAAGATTGTACAGTTGGTCAATGAAAGAGGAAGTATCCGGGTTACCGAGCTGAGTCAGCTTTGCGGGGTAACGGAGGAAACCATCCGCCGAGATTTGGACCGGTTAGAAGATTCGGGACGTCTTCGCCGTTCCCATGGTGGCGCGGTTAGTGTTAAAGATCAACCCATTCCTTGGCGTTCTCAACCCGAAATCCCTTTTACAGAACGTGAAATTATGCATGCCGAGGAGAAGCAACGAATCGCAGAGGAAGCGGTAAAGCTCATCGAGCCGAATCAGCGGATCTTGTTGGATGCAAGCTCCACAGCATGGTATATGGCGAGGCTTATTCCCGATTTTCCACTAACGGTACTGACCAATTCGATCAAGGCAGCGGCTGAGCTAGGCGGAAAAGAGAAGATTGAAGTCATCTCTACCGGTGGAATCATGGCTCATCGCTCCTTATCTTTTGTAGGCCCGTTAGCTGAGCGCTCTTTGGAATCCTATCACGTGGATAAAGCTTTTCTTTCCTTTAAGGGAGTTCATTTGGAGAGAGGACTAAGCGAATCCAATGAGCTTCAGGCTAGAATTAAACATAAAATGATTGGAATGGCAGATCAGGTGATCCTGCTAGCGGATGCAAGCAAATTCGGTATTCAGGCGTTTACACAGGTCGCAGACTTGCAGCGCGTTGATACGATTATTACTGACAGACGTCTGCCTGCACATGATGCATCGCCTTTTACGGACCTCGGAATCCATATCATTTCAGTGTAAACCACATTCCCCCGATCTCGGGGGTTTTTTAAAAGATAATGATGTAAACGTTAACAGAAACGAAAGCCACCCTGATGGGGAAGGTGAATCCGTTTCTTCTTGTAAATAGAGACTACAATTTGAGTGGTAAGCGGGGTGCACAATGAAAATATCCTTATTTGTAACATGCTTAAGCGATGCATTATTCCCACGGGTATCCGAAGCGATGGTCCGGCTGCTTGCCCGTTACGGCGTCAAACTGGAGTTTCCTGATGTACAGACGTGCTGCGGGCAACCTGCCTACAACAGTGGCTATTGGGATGAAGCCCGGACAAGCGCGAAGACCATTCTGGATGCCTTTGAAGACAGCGACTTTGTCGTTTCACCTTCGGGCTCCTGTACTTATATGGTTCATCATTATCCGAACTTGTTTAAAAGTGACCCAGTTTATTTGAAAAAGGCTGAAGATTTACAAAAGAAAACGTATGAATTCTCGCAGTTTCTCGTCAAAGTACTCGGCGTAACAGACATTGGCGCTACTTTCCCGGGCAAGGTGACATATCATCCATCCTGTCACGGCAGCCGGCTACTTGGTGTAAAGGACGAACCGATGGAACTTTTGAAGCAGGTGAAGGGTCTGGAGTTCGTACCGCTGCCATTTGCTGAGGACTGCTGTGGCTTCGGTGGAACGTTCGCAGTCAAAATGGCGGACATTTCAGGAGCCATGGTTACCGAGAAAGTGGATCATGTTATTGAGACCGAGGCATCGGTACTTGTGGGTCTTGATATGGCCTGTTTAATGAATATAGCCGGGAACCTCCGTTACCGAGGGGAGAAGGTCAAAGTAATGCATTTAGCTGAGCTTCTACATGAAGGGGTGAAGGGGGCATGAATACGTCTGAATTGAAAAAAATGAGCGTGAACCAGCGCTCCCGACTGGCACTCAATAACGATTTTCTCCGTAGCGCGGTTCGTTTTACGACGGAGCGGTTGCGGAGTGGGAAACTGCAAGCCTCTGCTGATCATGGAAACTGGGATACGTGGCGGGAACGGGGAAGACAAATCCGGCTGCATACGATAGCTAATTTGGATTATTACTTAAATTTATTTGTCGATAATGCCCGTGCCAACGGAGTGCATGTTCATTTTGCCGATACAGCAGAGGAAGCGGTGGACATATCTCTTCAGATTGCCCAGCGAAAATCGGCTAAATCGGTAGTGAAATCAAAATCAATGGTTTCCGAGGAGCTGCACTTGAACAAAGCTTTGGAATCCATCGGCGTTGAAGCGGTAGAAACGGATCTAGGCGAATATATCATTCAGCTTGCGGATGAAACACCCTCACATATTATTATCCCTGCGATTCACAAGAACCGTTATCAGATCGCAGATCTGTTATCCAAGGAGGCTGGAGAGACGCTTCCGCCGGATACATCGATTCTGGCTGGATTTGTGAGGAACAAACTAAGAGAGAAATTTCTGGATGCCGACATCGGTATGACTGGATGTAATTTTGCCATTGCCGAAACGGGGTCCATGGTCCTGTTCGAGAATGAGGGCAACGCCCGCATGGTGACGACGCTTCCGAAGACACAGATTACGTTAATGGGAATGGAACGAATTATTCCTTCATGGTCTGATCTTGAAGTGATGGCGACACTGCTGCCGCGTTCAGCAACCGGTCAGAAGCTGACAGTTTACATGTCGGGCATTACTGGACCTCGGAGAGAACATGATGGTGATGGGCCGGAA
Above is a window of Paenibacillus uliginis N3/975 DNA encoding:
- a CDS encoding DeoR/GlpR family DNA-binding transcription regulator, with the translated sequence MLVAERYEKIVQLVNERGSIRVTELSQLCGVTEETIRRDLDRLEDSGRLRRSHGGAVSVKDQPIPWRSQPEIPFTEREIMHAEEKQRIAEEAVKLIEPNQRILLDASSTAWYMARLIPDFPLTVLTNSIKAAAELGGKEKIEVISTGGIMAHRSLSFVGPLAERSLESYHVDKAFLSFKGVHLERGLSESNELQARIKHKMIGMADQVILLADASKFGIQAFTQVADLQRVDTIITDRRLPAHDASPFTDLGIHIISV
- a CDS encoding (Fe-S)-binding protein, with protein sequence MKISLFVTCLSDALFPRVSEAMVRLLARYGVKLEFPDVQTCCGQPAYNSGYWDEARTSAKTILDAFEDSDFVVSPSGSCTYMVHHYPNLFKSDPVYLKKAEDLQKKTYEFSQFLVKVLGVTDIGATFPGKVTYHPSCHGSRLLGVKDEPMELLKQVKGLEFVPLPFAEDCCGFGGTFAVKMADISGAMVTEKVDHVIETEASVLVGLDMACLMNIAGNLRYRGEKVKVMHLAELLHEGVKGA
- a CDS encoding LutB/LldF family L-lactate oxidation iron-sulfur protein, with amino-acid sequence MNTSELKKMSVNQRSRLALNNDFLRSAVRFTTERLRSGKLQASADHGNWDTWRERGRQIRLHTIANLDYYLNLFVDNARANGVHVHFADTAEEAVDISLQIAQRKSAKSVVKSKSMVSEELHLNKALESIGVEAVETDLGEYIIQLADETPSHIIIPAIHKNRYQIADLLSKEAGETLPPDTSILAGFVRNKLREKFLDADIGMTGCNFAIAETGSMVLFENEGNARMVTTLPKTQITLMGMERIIPSWSDLEVMATLLPRSATGQKLTVYMSGITGPRREHDGDGPEEMHIIIIDNGRSLQLGDPEFQELLNCIRCGACLNACPVYRQIGGHAYGGTYSGPIGAVLTPALKKNVAEWDDIANASSLCGACYEACPVKIPLHDMLVSLRRRKIEAGRGNKAEGVGMKGFAAVMGNSKRYRSVIRIGKLGQKLVARGGEIRTKVGPLKGWNSYRVTPSLPKESFRDRWPTLEQEIIQGVREMDYEIENRLKQIMNDRKKGGETS